A single window of Haliotis asinina isolate JCU_RB_2024 chromosome 5, JCU_Hal_asi_v2, whole genome shotgun sequence DNA harbors:
- the LOC137284054 gene encoding oviduct-specific glycoprotein-like, translated as MSQTNTDMSQTNTDMSQTNTDMSQTNTDMSQTNTDMSKTNTDMSKTNTDMSQTNTDMSQINTDMSKTNTDMSKTNTDMSKTNTDMSQTNTDMSQTNTDMSQTNKRH; from the coding sequence ATGAGTCAGACCAACACGGATATGAGTCAGACCAACACGGATATGAGTCAGACCAACACTGATATGAGTCAGACCAACACGGATATGAGTCAGACCAACACTGATATGAGTAAGACCAACACGGATATGAGTAAGACCAACACGGATATGAGTCAGACCAACACTGATATGAGTCAGATCAACACTGATATGAGTAAGACCAACACTGATATGAGTAAGACCAACACGGATATGAGTAAGACCAACACTGATATGAGTCAGACTAACACGGATATGAGTCAGACCAACACTGATATGAGTCAGACCAACAAGAGACACTGA